In the genome of Sebastes umbrosus isolate fSebUmb1 chromosome 14, fSebUmb1.pri, whole genome shotgun sequence, one region contains:
- the zgc:171844 gene encoding bMERB domain-containing protein 1 — MDKEERRSSKQYGSLDKTQVDEAKENPAEDVISMADSTITIEDIEGELCKIERIRDILVRRESELRYMMDDIQLCKEITRLKTELQKLVSIPDEDKSKEDREKEEELLQQINKLVETRDFLVDDVEFERLREREEDREMAAFLQSKFPKTLAPKGALVDQKVVSKSQQTSSPFLTKTGLTLLKDCCGFTCSIM; from the exons ATGGACAAAGAAGAGAGAAGATCCTCTAAGCAGTACGGCTCTCTGGACAAGACGCAGGTGGACGAAGCGAAGGAGAATCCAG CGGAGGATGTCATTTCTATGGCTGACTCCACGATCACAATCGAGGACATCGAAGGAGAGCTGTGCAAGATTGAGCGGATAAGAGACATCCTGGTACGGAGGGAATCAGAGCTGAGATACAT GATGGACGACATTCAGCTCTGCAAAGAAATCACAAGGCTGAAGACGGAGCTGCAGAAACTCGTCTCAATTCCAG ACGAGGACAAGTCCAAGGAGGACAGGGAGAAGGAagaagagctgctgcagcagatcAACAAGCTGGTGGAGACCAGAGACTTCCTGGTGGATGATGTGGAGTTTGAACGGCTGAG ggaaagagaggaagacagagaaatgGCAGCCTTCTTACAGTCCAAATTTCCCAAGACATTGGCTCCAAAAG GTGCTTTGGTGGATCAAAAGGTGGTGTCCAAATCCCAGCAGACATCCTCGCCATTTCTCACTAAAACTGGACTCACACTACTGAAAGACTGCTGTGGCTTCACCTGCTCCATCATGTAA